In Nostoc sphaeroides, the genomic window GTATAAGAGGATATTTGAAAAGTCCTCTTGTCGGTTGACAAATGACAAATGACTAAATCGCTGGACGGCTATTCCTCCCACCCCTCTTATTGAAATGAGATTCCCGCAGATATTCGTTGAAACACTACTGAAAGATTATTAGCTGGCATTTGGTAAGTTTGTTTCAAGGTGAGATTTTGTGCGCTAGCTGCTGCTACAACATCATCCAAGTTACGTATACCCCACTCTGGGTTTTGGGCGCGTAAAGAGCTGTCAAAAGCTGCATTACTCGGTGCTGTATGTTCTCCACCTTGTTTGAAGGGCCCATACAAATACAGGATACCTCCTGCTTTTAAGATACGCCCTGCCCCTGCCATTAGCCCCAGACAGGCTGACCAAGGTGAAATGTGAATCATATTGATGTTGACGATCGCGTTAATTGGCGAGGTATCCAGCCACTGGGTTACCGCGCCCTGCTCCACTGGCCAAACTGGTTCTCTAACATCAAGTTCAAGCGGTGGATAGATATTATTACATACATTGTGTTCAGTCCATGCAATAATGCTGGCTCTTTTTTGTGGATTTGTATCTGTTGGTAACCACATACAATCTCTGAGTCTGGGCGCAAAAAAGACTGCGTGTTCACCAGTACCACTGGCGATTTCCAAGATCGTGCCACTTCCAGGTAATACTTGTAAAAGTACTTCTAGAATTGGTTCACGATTGCGCTCGGTTGCTGGTGCGTATTCTCGTGCGTCTTGTAGTGTCATCCGTATCGTTTTTACATACCTGATTTCATCTTAGTGGCTATTGTCTAAAAACTATAGGACTCCGATTTGATTTCTGAAAACATACTGAGAGT contains:
- a CDS encoding DUF938 domain-containing protein, with product MTLQDAREYAPATERNREPILEVLLQVLPGSGTILEIASGTGEHAVFFAPRLRDCMWLPTDTNPQKRASIIAWTEHNVCNNIYPPLELDVREPVWPVEQGAVTQWLDTSPINAIVNINMIHISPWSACLGLMAGAGRILKAGGILYLYGPFKQGGEHTAPSNAAFDSSLRAQNPEWGIRNLDDVVAAASAQNLTLKQTYQMPANNLSVVFQRISAGISFQ